From Alteromonas sp. RKMC-009, one genomic window encodes:
- a CDS encoding MFS transporter: MTRQPGRFPPGFYAFLTGRGLFSVIDSILGTAVGWHLYQATKDPFDLALVGLFQIVPVYVFFILTGWVADHMSRKKVLQTGAVCWLGIILCIAFEMHDGNFNKWVLLSLLMALGTVKAFISPSMQAIVPNLVPPDRLGAAIAITSTVWNLALTAGPFVAGLLIALMDFKVYWTVCVICFVISICFLFLPPIGPANTGGQRSKKALWEGVHFMQRNPIVLGSLSLDLLIVLGGSVVALLPVYAADILHTGPQGLGMLRAMPAIGAVLIGIYLSKFKTDFRHAGYTLFTALFVFACSVLVFSQTTSILIACACLFIYGASDMFSVVIRGSVIQHNTPDALRGRVGALNAIFIASSNQLGDFRAGTVAAAAGPAGAALIGAITAFGVVGWGIWQFPSLRKLTSTDMKEKV; encoded by the coding sequence CAGTGTCATAGACTCCATATTAGGCACTGCTGTTGGCTGGCATTTATATCAGGCCACAAAAGATCCCTTCGACCTGGCGCTGGTAGGATTATTTCAAATCGTCCCGGTGTATGTTTTCTTTATCCTTACCGGCTGGGTTGCCGACCATATGTCCCGTAAGAAGGTACTGCAAACCGGGGCCGTTTGCTGGCTGGGTATCATTCTTTGTATCGCCTTTGAGATGCACGACGGTAACTTCAATAAGTGGGTTTTACTGTCGTTATTAATGGCACTCGGCACCGTCAAAGCGTTTATATCTCCGTCCATGCAGGCCATTGTGCCCAACCTGGTGCCCCCCGACCGGCTTGGCGCAGCCATCGCGATTACCAGCACCGTGTGGAATCTGGCACTAACCGCCGGTCCCTTCGTCGCCGGCCTGCTGATAGCGTTAATGGACTTCAAAGTGTACTGGACAGTATGCGTAATTTGCTTTGTGATCAGCATCTGTTTCTTGTTTCTGCCCCCGATTGGTCCTGCTAATACCGGAGGACAACGTAGTAAAAAAGCCTTGTGGGAAGGCGTACATTTCATGCAGCGAAATCCCATCGTACTGGGTAGTTTGTCGCTGGATTTACTCATCGTGCTGGGCGGTTCCGTCGTGGCATTGTTACCCGTTTATGCCGCGGACATTCTGCACACAGGTCCGCAAGGACTGGGTATGCTGAGGGCCATGCCCGCCATCGGCGCGGTACTCATCGGCATTTATCTGTCGAAATTTAAAACCGACTTCCGCCACGCCGGTTATACACTATTCACTGCCCTGTTTGTCTTTGCCTGCTCGGTACTCGTATTTTCGCAGACGACCAGTATCTTGATAGCCTGCGCATGCTTATTCATTTACGGTGCATCAGATATGTTCAGCGTAGTTATCCGCGGCTCCGTTATTCAGCATAATACACCGGATGCACTACGGGGGCGTGTGGGCGCGCTGAATGCCATCTTCATCGCGTCATCAAATCAACTGGGGGATTTCAGAGCGGGAACAGTAGCTGCCGCAGCAGGACCCGCCGGCGCTGCATTGATTGGAGCAATCACAGCTTTTGGTGTGGTTGGATGGGGAATCTGGCAATTCCCCTCACTGAGAAAACTGACTTCAACGGATATGAAAGAAAAAGTCTGA